ACAACCATGGCGGCGCGGGCGCCGGGTTCCCGGACGCGACGACGTCCGACGAGGCCCGCAGGGCCGCGCGCGAGCATCTGCGCCATGGCACGACCAGCGTCGTCGCGTCACTGGTGACGGCCCCCCCGGAGGTGCTGCTGGCCCGGACAGCGCTGCTCGCAGACCTCGTGGAGGAGGGGGAGCTGGCGGGGATCCACCTGGAGGGCCCTTTCCTGTCCGCCCGGCGGTGCGGCGCCCAAGACCCGCGCGCGATGACGCCCGGCGACTCGCGGCTCGTCGAGTCGGTCGCGACGGCGGCCCGCGGCGGGCTGGTGACGATGACGATCGCGCCGGAGGTCCTCGGGGTGGTGGACGGCGGTGACGACGTCGTGGCGGCGCTGGCGCGAGTGGGCGCACTGCCGTCGTTCGGCCACACCGACGCGAGCGCCGAGCAGGTCGACGTGGGGGTGGCGCGGGCCATCGGGCTGCTCGGGGCGGACGGGTCGCGGTCGGCTCGCCCGACGGCCACCCACCTGTTCAACGGGATGCGACCGCCGCACCACCGGGATGCCGGACCGGTTGCCGCCTGCCTCGCCGCGGCGGCGCGCGGCGAGCTCGTGGTGGAGCTCGTCGCGGACGGCGTCCACCTGGACGCGGCCACCGTCCGTGCGGTGTTCGACCTGGTGGGTCCGGGCGCCATCGCGCTGGTGACCGACGCGATGGCCGCCACGGGGATGCCGGACGGCGACTACGAGCTGGGCGCGCTAGCTGTGCGGGTGGTGGGCGGTGTCGCGCGGCTCGCGTCTCCGGAGGGCCCGGGCGCCATCGCGGGCGGGACGGCGCATCTGCTGGACGTGGTCCGCGCGACGGTGCGGGGCGGCGTCCCGCTCGTCGACGCGGTGCGCGCGGCCGCCACGACTCCCGCCGAGGTGCTCGGGCGCCCGGACCTGGGCGCCCTGGTCGCCGGTCGGCGCGCGGACATCCTGGTGGTCGACGACGCGCTGCGCCCGGTCCGGGTGCGGCGAGCGGGGCGGCTGGTTCAGGGAGTGGGCGAGGCCCCAACCGCGGTCAGCTCGCCTGCGCGGACCGGTCCCGTCAGCACCACCCGGACGTCCACCACCTTCCCCACGAGCGACTCCCAGCCTGGGCCGGCGGCCACGGGAACGTCCCACCAGTCGTAGCGCCCGCCGTCGGTGGGCGCTTCGGCCGTCCCGGCCACCTGCCACGCCCCATCGTGGCCACGCGCCAAACCGGCCGCGTCCTCGGCCCCCCGGACCTCGACTCGAGCGCGTGCCTCGCCGGGGCCGGTGCGGGCCAGCGTGATCCGCAGGCTGTCGGAGCCCTGGGCGTCCACGGACCGCAGGAGCACCCATCCGCTCCGCGCGCCGGGGGCGGGCTGCACCACGTCACCGGCCTCGCGTGTCCGCTCGGCGAGCGTCGTGCTGTGCTGCTCGTCGTAGTCAGCCAGCCGGAGCGGCCTCCCGACGGCAGCCCGGGGCGGGACGGGTGGCCCGCCCACGCGCAACTCGGCGCGCAGCGGCTGCACGGCGCTCGACGGGCCCGCGTGCAACTCGTGGAGGCCAGGCTCGACCACCATCTGGCTCCGGGTCACGTCCCAGGTCGCGAGGCGCGCGACCGGGGCCTCGAGCTCGACGGATCGAGTCTCGCCGGGCGCGAGCGGCACGCGCGCGTGCGCGACGAGCCGTCGGCGGGGGACCTGCAGGCGGTGGCCCGGTGACGCCCCGTACAGCTGCACGAGCTCGTCGACGGGTCTGGCCCCTCGGTTGGCGACCGTGACCTGGGCCCGGACCACCGCGTCCGGGCCGACGTCGGCGCCGTCCAGCCGAAGCCCCGTGTACTCCACGTCGGTGTAGGACAGGCCATGGCCGAAGGCGTAGAGCGCCGGGTGCTCGGCGTACCAGTACGTCGCGCCGGCCTCGATCACGTCGTAGTCGAGGAGGTCGCCGACGTGGGACTCGTCAGCCGGCCAGGCCTGCGCGAGGCGGCCGCACGGCTCGCGGTCCCCGACGAGCACGTCGACCATCCCCGGCCCGAGCTCCTGGCCGCCGTGCGAGCTCCACACGACCGCCGCGGCCTGGTCCGCGACGTCGCCCAGGACGTACGGATAGGAGGACACGACGGCGAGCACAGCCCGCGGGTTGGCGTCGCGCGCCGCGCGCCACAGCTCGGCCTGCTCGTGGGGGAGGCGCAGGTGGGGGCGGTCCTCCGTCTCGCGGCCCAGCAGATGGGGGTCGTTGCCGACGGCGACCACCACGACGTCCGCGGCACGGGCCGCCTCGGCGACCTGCGCCAGTCCGGAGCGGACCGTGCGCAGGGTGAACCGCTCGGCGCCGGACAGGCTGGCGGCGTCGGCGGCGACCTGTCCGTGGCCGTGCTGCACCCGGAGCCAGCGTCCGCTGCCCAGGTGCAGGATCGACCACGTCGCGTCGTCGTGGCGGTGCAGGCGGAAGCTCTCCTGGACGACCCATCCGCCCACCCGCTCGGCGTCGGCGCGGACCACCCAGCCCGCCGCGGACCAGAGGGCGCCGGTCTGGGCCGAGCGGAGCGTCACGACCCCGTCGCCCCACGCGGTGATGTCGATCTGCGCGGCAGCGCGCGCGTCCGGGCCGTCTGCGAGGAGCGTCCCGTCGGCGTCAGGGCGCAGGTATCCGCCGGTGGTCGTGGAGCGGAGCGCCACGCGATCGGCGCCCTCGGCCATCGTCACCGCGCCGGGGAGCCGCGCGGCCAGCGCGGTCGCGATGCCCACCGTGTACGGGGGCGTCCCGGAGTACCAGTCGTGCAGGACGCGGTCGGCGTGGGGGCCCACCACGGCGACGCGCTGGCCCGCGCCCAGCGGCAGCACCCCGTCGTTGGCGAGCAACACCACGGACCGCGCGACGGCCTCCCGGGCAAGGGCTCGGTGCTCGGGCAGGTCGATGTCCTGCGGGCCGATGCCGGCGTACGGGTCGAGGCCCGGATCGAGCTCGCCGGTGGCGAGGCGCAACTCGAGGTGGCGCCGCACGGCGCGGTCGATGTCGGCCTCGGTGAGCAGTCCGCGCTCCAGGGCGGCGGTGATCCGGTCGATCGTCGGCTGGGCGTCGGCGTCGTTGTCGGTGAACGAGTCCACCCCGGCCCGCAGCATGGCGGCGTGGCCCGCGACGTGGTCGGGGTAGAAGCGCTCGAAGGTCACCAGGTTGCCCGGCG
The sequence above is a segment of the Cellulomonas chengniuliangii genome. Coding sequences within it:
- a CDS encoding N-acetylglucosamine-6-phosphate deacetylase, which gives rise to MSTSEEPAAERGQVITPTGAIPDGVVVVEDGLITWVGPAAEAPPRWAALVRQTAPGPGRSVLPGLVDLHNHGGAGAGFPDATTSDEARRAAREHLRHGTTSVVASLVTAPPEVLLARTALLADLVEEGELAGIHLEGPFLSARRCGAQDPRAMTPGDSRLVESVATAARGGLVTMTIAPEVLGVVDGGDDVVAALARVGALPSFGHTDASAEQVDVGVARAIGLLGADGSRSARPTATHLFNGMRPPHHRDAGPVAACLAAAARGELVVELVADGVHLDAATVRAVFDLVGPGAIALVTDAMAATGMPDGDYELGALAVRVVGGVARLASPEGPGAIAGGTAHLLDVVRATVRGGVPLVDAVRAAATTPAEVLGRPDLGALVAGRRADILVVDDALRPVRVRRAGRLVQGVGEAPTAVSSPARTGPVSTTRTSTTFPTSDSQPGPAATGTSHQS